In Pseudomonadota bacterium, the genomic stretch GCGCAGCCGGCCGTCGGGTGCCGCCACCGCAAGACCGCCCAGCACGCGGTGGCGCCGGCCGGAGAGACGTTCCAGGCATTGCCGCGCGGCGGTTTCGCTCTCGGCTTTGGGCAGCAAACGGCGGCCAAGGGCGACGACGGTGTCGGCGCCGATCACATAAGCTCCGGGGTGGCGTGCCGCGACGGAGCGCGCCTTCGCCTCGGCCAGCCGCAAGGCCGCCTGGCGCGGCAGCTCGCCTCGTCTCGGGGTTTCGTCCACATTCGCTGGATCGACGACATCCGGCCGGCAGCCGATCTGGCTCAAGAGCTCGAGGCGGCGCGGCGAGGCCGAGGCTAGGACCAATGTCGCCCGCGGGGGCGAATGGGGCATCGGCGTAGACGGCGGCTATTTGAAGCGGAAGGTGATACGCCCTTTGGTCAAATCGTAGGGCGTCATCTCGACATTGACCCGATCGCCGGCCAGCACCCGGATGCGGTTCTTGCGCATCTTGCCGGAGGTGTGCGCGAGTACAACGTGCTCATTGTCCAACTTCACGCGAAACATTGCATTAGGCAGCAATTCGCTGACGGTGCCCGAGAATTCGATGACGTCTTCCTTGGCCATTGAGGCTCCTAGCTGGGGTTCGGTGCGGGTGAAAGTGGCCGCCGGCACCAGCGGGGTCAAGAGCTTTCGCAGTCACGGGCAAGAGAGCGGGCGGGCGGCGCGCCATGGCCCCTGCGGCCGCCCTTCAGACCTGCGGCGAGGCCTGCGGCGGGAACCGCGCCCTGATGCGTGTTGCCAAGGCATCGCGTACGCTGCGATAGGCGTCGAGCATCGCGCTCCGGCTGCCCTCGATCATGCTGGCGTCGAGGGTCGTCCAATACTCGACGTCGCACGCCATCACCCGCGTCAATTCCAGGGCTCGATGGTGCGCCTCGGGCGACAGCGAGACGACCAGATCGAAGGAGCTGTCCGCGAGGTCGTCGAAGGTCTTGGGCCGATGATGGCTG encodes the following:
- the maf gene encoding septum formation protein Maf — its product is MPHSPPRATLVLASASPRRLELLSQIGCRPDVVDPANVDETPRRGELPRQAALRLAEAKARSVAARHPGAYVIGADTVVALGRRLLPKAESETAARQCLERLSGRRHRVLGGLAVAAPDGRLRLRLVTTVVGFKRLEQEELLHYLGSEEWHGKAGGYAIQGLAAMFVRHISGSYSNVVGLPLYEARMLLAGLGYR
- a CDS encoding arsenate reductase ArsC, whose amino-acid sequence is MSMSHAEPRPALPSSVLFACTLNAVRSPMAEALLKRLHGRRVYVDSVGLRAVEVDPFAVAAMAEIGIDLSHHRPKTFDDLADSSFDLVVSLSPEAHHRALELTRVMACDVEYWTTLDASMIEGSRSAMLDAYRSVRDALATRIRARFPPQASPQV
- the infA gene encoding translation initiation factor IF-1, with amino-acid sequence MAKEDVIEFSGTVSELLPNAMFRVKLDNEHVVLAHTSGKMRKNRIRVLAGDRVNVEMTPYDLTKGRITFRFK